Proteins encoded together in one Spodoptera frugiperda isolate SF20-4 chromosome 15, AGI-APGP_CSIRO_Sfru_2.0, whole genome shotgun sequence window:
- the LOC118275258 gene encoding A disintegrin and metalloproteinase with thrombospondin motifs adt-2 isoform X2, whose protein sequence is MHDNSDIQVVYLPALLPREAQLASDKQADDIPLPYSFDAFGRNFELQLVPNRRLVSPEFRVWSDQGQEASLSAVDSSCHFQHAGPNAVAAFSACRDHALHGLIVVDNSTYEVRPLPLGSGRAENGNGRTAHVIRRAPPPAPPGDDARILRPRVRRPRAYSPRLKPGPPNYTIEIALFLDEAAYKIFYPYLNYSESDLRDMLLAYINGVQALYQHSSLGTHIQLSLVRLTLLRSQPSSLPAHAERGRLLDSFCAYQRSLNVDDDDDPQHWDMALLLSGLDFYSEEGGRRNGVTMGLAPVGGVCLPAHACVVSEFGTSDLLGRPYPSAGFTSVYILAHEIGHNLGMHHDGTGNNCARDGYIMSPSRGTNGEASWSTCSARVVADLQWATCLFDGSDDLDAPSELQHERFGGAPGTIWSAKKQCEILLRDADAAPSPSGPAGEHCSQLACRTPHRAGYYYAGPALPGTPCGMHMWCQGGECVPAKALPTTSTTAKPDKDADNTISGGWSPWREASCQSGCSDKSRGFRERRRVCMKPASDACQGASYDVVLCDDTKVCGKKTRVGASELASRKCAEYASLLPELDPRGGGLQAPHDPTRMWMGCAVFCRRASGGGFYAPRVELNDAGKDPYFPDGTWCHNDGSQDYYCLQHHCLPENFKMNAQWHIWELPSEDVSGPFNARALSTPDDEAAAAAIRAYLSLDNAGVPLTRSELPPQIPEEPEENWEVVDYVDVPKQRKRSPRGYSPGT, encoded by the exons ATGCACGACAACTCCGACATTCAGGTGGTGTACCTCCCAGCGCTACTACCAAGAGAGGCACAACTTGCCTCCGATAAACAAGCCGATGACATCCCATTACCGTACAGCTTCGATGCTTTCGGAAG GAATTTTGAACTTCAATTGGTGCCGAATCGTCGACTGGTCTCCCCTGAGTTCCGAGTTTGGTCAGACCAGGGTCAGGAAGCTTCGCTCTCCGCCGTAGACTCTTCCTGCCACTTCCAGCACGCAGGACCTAATGCAGTCGCTGCATTCTCAGCGTGCAGAGATCACGCTCTT CATGGATTGATAGTCGTCGACAATTCGACTTATGAAGTACGCCCTCTACCACTCGGCAGCGGGCGGGCGGAAAACGGTAACGGCCGCACTGCGCATGTCATCCGTCGCGctccgccgcccgcgccgcccggcGATGACGCACGTATACTGCGACCGCGCGTGCGCAGACCACGGGCCTACTCCCCACGACTCAAGCCTGGTCCGCCCAACTACACCATCGAAATAGCCTTATTCCTTGACGAAGCTGCTTACAAAATATTCTACCCTTATCTCAACTACAGCGAGTCAGACCTCCGTGATATGCTTTTGGCATACATAAATGGT GTGCAAGCTCTGTACCAACACTCGTCTCTGGGCACTCACATTCAGCTGTCCCTTGTGCGCTTGACGCTGCTGCGGTCACAACCATCTTCTCTGCCAGCGCATGCAGAGCGTGGCCGATTGCTTGACTCGTTCTGTGCGTACCAGCGGTCGTTGAATGTAGACGATGACGATGATCCTCAGCACTGGGACATGGCCTTGCTGCTATCAGG GTTGGACTTCTATTCGGAGGAAGGAGGTCGTCGGAATGGTGTGACGATGGGCTTGGCGCCGGTGGGAGGCGTGTGTTTACCAGCACATGCGTGTGTGGTTTCAGAATTCGGCACGTCTGATCTGCTCGGCCGGCCCTATCCCTCCGCTGGCTTCACCTCTGTCTATATCCTAGCGCATGAGATTGGACACAA TCTGGGAATGCATCACGATGGGACGGGTAACAACTGCGCCCGCGACGGCTACATCATGTCTCCTTCGCGCGGGACCAACGGCGAGGCTTCCTGGTCCACATGCAGCGCTCGCGTCGTTGCCGATTTGCA ATGGGCAACTTGCTTGTTTGATGGCTCTGATGACTTGGATGCGCCCAGTGAGCTGCAGCACGAGAGGTTTGGAGGAGCGCCCGGAACTATATGGAGTGCAAAGAAGCAGTGTGAG ATCCTGTTGCGTGACGCTGACGCGGCCCCGTCTCCGAGCGGTCCGGCGGGCGAGCACTGCTCCCAGCTTGCCTGCCGCACGCCGCACCGCGCTGGGTACTACTACGCTGGACCCGCGCTACCTGGCACGCCCTGCGGAATGCATATG TGGTGTCAAGGAGGCGAGTGTGTGCCAGCGAAGGCTCTGCCAACAACGAGTACGACGGCGAAACCTGACAAGGATGCTGACAACACTATATCAGGAGGTTGGAGTCCGTGGCGGGAAGCAAGTTGCCAGTCTGGCTGTTCTGATAAGAGTCGAGGGTTCCGGGAGCGACGGCGAGTGTGTATGAAGCCAGCGAGTGACGCCTGCCAGGGAGCCTCGTATGATGTCGTGCTGTGCGATGATACTAAG GTTTGCGGCAAGAAAACCCGTGTAGGTGCAAGTGAGCTGGCGTCCCGTAAGTGTGCGGAGTATGCCTCGCTGCTGCCAGAGCTGGACCCTCGAGGAGGTGGTCTGCAGGCACCACACGATCCCA CTCGTATGTGGATGGGATGTGCTGTATTCTGCCGTCGTGCTTCGGGAGGTGGTTTCTATGCACCGCGGGTTGAGCTGAACGATGCAGGCAAGGACCCTTACTTCCCCGATGGTACTTGGTGTCATAACGATGGAAGCCAAGACTATTACTGCCTTCAACATCACTGCCTACCTGAG AACTTCAAGATGAACGCGCAATGGCATATTTGGGAGCTACCTAGCGAAGATGTATCGGGACCATTCAACGCTCGCGCCTTGTCGACTCCTGACGATGAAGCGGCAGCCGCTGCGATCAGAGCCTACCTGTCTCTGGACAATGCTGGAGTACCTCTCACCAGGTCTGAGTTACCACCTCAAATTCCTGAGGAACCTGAAGAGAATTGGGAAGTGGTAGACTATGTAGATGTACCTAAGCAGAGAAAAAGGAGTCCTAGAGGTTATTCACCGGGTACATAG